The genomic window TCCAACGCCGTGCATGGGAAAATTTCCTAAGAAAGGCGGACAATCACCCCACTGACGAAACGCGGGTCGAGATCTTCCGCGCTGACCGAGCACAGCTCCTGCTCCCAGAGGTCGAGGCACCAGTCGCCGAAGGCCGCGGCGCCGGGCTCGAGGGAGTCGAGCCAGTGGCCGGTCTCGCGGCGCAGCTCGGGATCGAGCTTTCCCGCACGGCAGATGCGGGCGTGCAGTGCGGGGAGCTCCTCCTGCGGCACCGGCCGCGGCACGAAAGCGCGGCCGAGGATGCGGTTGGCCAGGGCGGTGAGGAGAAAATCGGAGAGGGTGAGGTCGGCCGGATCGGCGGGGGCGCAGCCGGCCAGATCGAGTTCGCCGGGAGTTGGGAGGTCGAAGGGAAACCGCTCCTCGAAGAGCCGGCGCTGTCCCGCCAGCCGCTCGAGCCAGGTCATGGCCAGGGCGATGTCGTGAACATTGGCGAAGGGGCGCTCGCCGGCCCGCTCCGCGGCATCTATCCCTTCGTAGAAGCGCGGCCGGCGCTGCTGCAGGGCATCGAGGAAGGCGCGCAGGGGGCCATCCAGGTAGGGACCGATACGGCCGGCGGCGAGCTTCTTCGCCCGCCGCTGCAGCTGCAGCGTCAGGCTGAAGCCGAGGCGAAAGAGGTGCTCGAGGTAGCAGTCCTCGAACAGCGCCGAGGCCGTTCCGAGGTCACCGCCGGAGAGGTGTTCGAGGGCCAGATTCAGGTAGCGGTAGACTTCTTCGGTCGTTTCCCGCACCTGGCTGCTTTCGCCGACGTCGACCCGCTCGGCGCTCATCACCTTGTTGATCAGAAAGGTCAGCTCCCAGCAGGCGTCG from Desulfuromonadales bacterium includes these protein-coding regions:
- a CDS encoding DUF6178 family protein, with the translated sequence DGDKALFWLTQLVEAGEEAGLKMAVGIDFGLLVLTIKKFITITAAPGDMLDEDLAGERRLEGVYDVDYRDAESAKIVGTFLDLIFRRERDFYLQLMEAVRWEPEVTLEEEVYGARRDRLLDHGFPDPFEALGVYAWLDPDTFDPAQQRKLPLQPGEVGVEAPAFALAAARPKDLLAEILAGGLDHDACWELTFLINKVMSAERVDVGESSQVRETTEEVYRYLNLALEHLSGGDLGTASALFEDCYLEHLFRLGFSLTLQLQRRAKKLAAGRIGPYLDGPLRAFLDALQQRRPRFYEGIDAAERAGERPFANVHDIALAMTWLERLAGQRRLFEERFPFDLPTPGELDLAGCAPADPADLTLSDFLLTALANRILGRAFVPRPVPQEELPALHARICRAGKLDPELRRETGHWLDSLEPGAAAFGDWCLDLWEQELCSVSAEDLDPRFVSGVIVRLS